From one Thalassobaculum sp. OXR-137 genomic stretch:
- a CDS encoding DMT family transporter, with protein sequence MGFVAVEIIFVLIWAFGFISVELALVDGGPFITLTIRLWIAAALLLPFFVRARHRFDRSRLSDAVIQGLTAQAFWLICIFQSQALGARPGEVALIAALQPLATAALAGWVVREPTEPRHWLGLALGLAGTVLVIAPGAEGSRGMALGHLVAAGAAITMTVAVLHRRRRGEAGESSPQGASDGFAQLAMQFGVAAMVITPIAVFLEGWQATWTPLYAANMVWQVTGQSIASFGLLWWLLDRASAVRVSSLFYFTPPVTMVLGYLAFGDRIGWLDGAGMALALIGLIVVRMPISRRSRARFPRLSSVCEKT encoded by the coding sequence ATGGGCTTCGTTGCCGTCGAAATCATCTTCGTTCTGATCTGGGCCTTCGGGTTCATCTCGGTCGAGCTCGCGCTGGTGGATGGCGGGCCGTTCATCACACTGACCATCCGGCTGTGGATCGCCGCCGCGCTGCTGCTGCCGTTCTTTGTCCGCGCCCGGCACCGGTTCGACCGGAGCCGGTTGAGCGATGCGGTGATCCAGGGGCTGACCGCCCAGGCGTTCTGGCTGATCTGCATCTTCCAGAGCCAGGCGCTCGGCGCCCGCCCCGGGGAGGTGGCGCTGATCGCCGCGCTGCAGCCCCTGGCGACGGCGGCCCTGGCCGGTTGGGTGGTCCGGGAGCCCACCGAACCGCGTCACTGGCTCGGCCTGGCGCTCGGGCTCGCAGGGACCGTGCTGGTGATTGCGCCCGGAGCGGAGGGCAGCCGTGGCATGGCCCTCGGGCATCTGGTGGCGGCGGGGGCGGCGATCACCATGACGGTCGCCGTCCTGCACCGACGGCGCCGTGGCGAGGCCGGGGAATCCTCGCCCCAGGGCGCGTCGGACGGGTTCGCCCAGCTCGCCATGCAGTTCGGGGTGGCCGCCATGGTGATCACGCCGATCGCGGTGTTCCTGGAAGGTTGGCAGGCGACCTGGACGCCGCTCTATGCCGCTAACATGGTCTGGCAGGTCACCGGACAGTCGATCGCCAGTTTCGGACTGCTCTGGTGGCTGCTCGACCGGGCCAGTGCCGTGCGGGTCTCCAGCCTGTTCTACTTTACCCCTCCGGTAACCATGGTGCTCGGCTATCTGGCCTTCGGCGACCGCATTGGATGGCTTGACGGGGCCGGGATGGCGCTGGCCCTGATCGGGTTGATCGTGGTGCGGATGCCGATTTCCAGGCGTTCTCGCGCGCGCTTCCCTCGTCTAAGCTCGGTTTGCGAGAAAACCTGA
- a CDS encoding M81 family metallopeptidase has protein sequence MARIAIGGFQHETNTFAPTKAGWDAFNIGGGWPPVTTGNELFAAMEGRNISCAGFIEGAQALGHELVATTWAAASPSAEVTDEAFDRITGMICDGIREAGEIDAVYLCLHGAMVTESHEDGEGETVARVREVVGPDLPIIVSLDLHGNMTRRFHELVTACVAYKTYPHVDMADTGKRTAAVLERILKEGKPAKAYRQIDFLIPLSWQCTMMAPSGPVYDRMTAMETGGVWTTSYLPGFPAADIADCGPSIFAYGGTQEDADRAADTIAADIHRLEPEFAGKIYDPDEAVAEAVRLSQGASKPVVIADTQDNPGAGGNGDTAGMLKALVNAGVENAAIGLMIDPEAAKAAHAAGVGAEITIPLGGCSGIPGDTPLEATYTVEALHDGQTTGTGPFYKNAKMRLGLSACLRIGGVRIALATHKVQMADQNLYRYVGIEPTEQAILVNKSSVHFRADFAPIAHEILVAAAPGPMIADPAKLPWKKLRRGMRLSPLGPVWNG, from the coding sequence ATGGCGCGGATCGCGATCGGCGGATTTCAGCACGAGACCAACACCTTCGCGCCGACCAAGGCGGGCTGGGACGCCTTCAACATCGGCGGCGGCTGGCCGCCGGTGACCACCGGCAACGAGCTGTTCGCCGCCATGGAAGGCCGCAACATCTCCTGCGCCGGCTTCATCGAGGGGGCGCAGGCGCTGGGCCATGAGCTGGTCGCCACCACCTGGGCCGCCGCCTCGCCCTCGGCCGAGGTCACCGACGAGGCCTTCGACCGGATCACCGGCATGATCTGCGACGGCATCCGGGAGGCCGGTGAGATCGACGCCGTCTATCTCTGCCTGCACGGTGCCATGGTGACCGAGAGCCACGAGGACGGGGAGGGCGAGACCGTCGCCCGGGTCCGCGAGGTGGTCGGCCCTGACCTGCCGATCATCGTGTCGCTCGACCTGCACGGCAACATGACAAGGCGATTCCACGAGCTGGTCACCGCCTGCGTTGCCTACAAGACCTATCCCCATGTGGACATGGCCGATACCGGCAAGCGGACCGCCGCCGTGCTGGAGCGCATCCTGAAAGAGGGCAAGCCGGCCAAGGCCTATCGCCAGATCGACTTCCTCATCCCGCTGTCCTGGCAGTGCACGATGATGGCGCCGTCGGGACCGGTCTACGACCGGATGACCGCCATGGAGACCGGCGGCGTGTGGACCACGTCCTATCTGCCCGGCTTCCCGGCGGCCGATATCGCCGATTGCGGGCCGAGCATCTTCGCCTATGGCGGCACCCAGGAGGATGCCGACCGGGCGGCCGACACCATCGCCGCCGATATCCACCGCCTGGAGCCGGAATTCGCCGGCAAGATCTACGACCCGGACGAGGCGGTGGCCGAGGCGGTGCGACTGTCCCAGGGAGCGTCTAAGCCGGTGGTCATCGCCGATACCCAGGACAACCCCGGCGCGGGCGGCAACGGCGACACGGCCGGCATGCTGAAGGCGCTGGTAAACGCGGGTGTGGAGAATGCGGCGATCGGCCTGATGATCGACCCGGAAGCCGCCAAGGCGGCCCATGCGGCGGGCGTCGGGGCGGAGATCACCATCCCGCTCGGCGGCTGTTCCGGCATTCCCGGCGACACGCCGCTGGAGGCGACCTATACCGTGGAAGCGCTGCATGACGGACAGACCACCGGCACGGGACCGTTCTACAAGAACGCCAAGATGCGGCTCGGCCTGTCCGCCTGCCTGCGGATCGGCGGGGTGCGGATCGCGCTGGCGACCCACAAGGTGCAGATGGCGGACCAGAACCTGTACCGCTATGTCGGCATCGAGCCGACCGAACAGGCGATCCTGGTCAACAAGTCCTCCGTGCATTTCCGCGCCGATTTCGCCCCCATCGCCCACGAGATCCTGGTGGCGGCGGCTCCGGGCCCGATGATCGCCGATCCGGCCAAGCTGCCCTGGAAGAAGCTGCGCCGGGGCATGCGCCTGTCGCCGCTGGGTCCGGTCTGGAACGGGTGA
- a CDS encoding exodeoxyribonuclease III — protein MKIATWNVNSIKARLPNVLDWLKSADPDVVLMQEIKTVDDGFPRLEIEALGYECAVHGQKSYNGVAILSKRGLEDVSARLAGDDADEQARYLEATVDGVRVATIYLPNGNPVDTEKYPYKLGWMKRLKARAAELLAEERPVVLGGDYNVIPTDDDVHDPVAWQGDALIKPETRAAFREILYLGYTDAFRAKDPTPHRYSFWDYQGGAWQKDHGIRIDHLLLSPQAADRLVDAGIDSKPRGKEKASDHTPVWCEIADKNTSK, from the coding sequence CGCGTCTGCCGAACGTCCTGGACTGGCTGAAATCGGCCGATCCGGACGTGGTGCTCATGCAGGAGATCAAAACCGTCGACGACGGGTTCCCCCGCCTGGAGATCGAGGCGCTCGGCTACGAATGCGCCGTGCACGGCCAGAAGAGCTATAACGGTGTTGCGATTCTCTCCAAGCGCGGGCTGGAGGACGTCTCCGCCCGGCTCGCCGGCGACGACGCGGACGAGCAGGCGCGCTATCTGGAGGCGACCGTCGACGGCGTGCGGGTCGCGACCATCTACCTGCCCAACGGCAATCCCGTCGACACCGAGAAATACCCGTACAAGCTCGGCTGGATGAAGCGGCTGAAGGCGCGGGCGGCAGAGCTGCTCGCCGAGGAGCGGCCGGTGGTGCTGGGCGGCGACTACAACGTCATCCCGACCGACGACGACGTGCACGACCCGGTCGCCTGGCAGGGCGATGCGCTGATCAAGCCGGAAACGCGGGCCGCATTCCGCGAGATCCTGTATCTCGGCTACACCGACGCGTTCCGCGCCAAGGACCCCACCCCGCATCGATACAGCTTCTGGGACTACCAGGGCGGCGCCTGGCAGAAGGATCACGGCATCCGCATCGACCATCTGCTGCTGTCGCCCCAGGCCGCCGACCGGCTGGTCGATGCCGGTATCGATTCCAAGCCGCGCGGCAAGGAGAAGGCCAGCGACCATACGCCGGTGTGGTGCGAGATCGCTGATAAAAACACGTCAAAGTAG